One window of Nocardia nova SH22a genomic DNA carries:
- a CDS encoding universal stress protein, translated as MTHSVWNDARHLASAPVVAGVDGSAAADTALDWAAGLAAQRGRELRIVFAIDLNRIQLGLSAFDAPAAAIRSAARTKGADLVARAARRVRAVLPGLRISTEVAESDPVTALVEESAAAYAVVLAARGTSRLAGHFGSTVAAVTAAAAGPVLVVRTDPHDGDRVHGEGPVVVGVDGSAISEQAIGAAFEEAAERGAGLVAVHVCHDIYSGEFADEPHLLYSVPDIEIRERALLSERLAGWQEKYPDVAVTHRVSLTDPVTALLDASKSAQLLVVGSRGRGGVRAMLGSTSRSLVQHARCPVMVVHPQP; from the coding sequence ATGACACACAGCGTTTGGAACGATGCCCGTCACCTGGCCTCCGCACCGGTCGTGGCCGGGGTGGACGGATCGGCGGCCGCCGACACCGCGCTGGACTGGGCGGCCGGGCTGGCGGCGCAGCGCGGCCGGGAACTGCGCATCGTGTTCGCGATCGATCTGAATCGAATACAGCTCGGACTGAGCGCGTTCGACGCTCCCGCCGCCGCGATCCGGTCGGCCGCGCGCACCAAGGGCGCGGACCTGGTCGCACGGGCGGCGCGGCGGGTCCGGGCGGTGCTGCCGGGGCTGCGGATATCGACCGAGGTCGCCGAGTCCGATCCGGTGACGGCGCTGGTCGAGGAGAGCGCCGCGGCCTACGCGGTGGTGCTGGCGGCTCGCGGAACCAGCAGGCTGGCAGGGCATTTCGGATCGACGGTGGCCGCCGTCACCGCGGCCGCGGCCGGACCGGTGCTCGTCGTGCGAACCGATCCGCACGACGGGGACCGGGTGCACGGCGAGGGCCCGGTGGTCGTGGGCGTGGACGGCAGCGCGATCAGCGAGCAGGCGATCGGCGCGGCGTTCGAGGAGGCGGCCGAACGCGGCGCCGGACTGGTCGCCGTGCACGTCTGTCACGACATCTACTCCGGTGAGTTCGCCGATGAACCGCACCTGCTGTACTCGGTGCCGGACATCGAGATCCGGGAGCGGGCGTTGCTGTCCGAGCGGCTCGCGGGCTGGCAGGAGAAGTATCCGGACGTGGCGGTGACCCACCGGGTGAGTCTCACCGATCCGGTCACCGCACTGCTCGACGCGTCGAAGTCGGCGCAATTGCTGGTGGTCGGCAGCCGGGGCCGCGGCGGCGTCCGCGCGATGCTCGGCTCCACCTCACGCTCCCTGGTGCAACACGCGCGGTGCCCGGTCATGGTCGTCCATCCGCAGCCATGA
- a CDS encoding wax ester/triacylglycerol synthase family O-acyltransferase has product MSRFGPLDTGFMELEDSDRHVNVAIAAVAIMAGPPPGRERFDETVRRALGRYARLRQRMRRTPLDLMAPAWQDDPGFDPARHIRWTALPAPRDEESLRELVADELTRRLDREHPLWQVVVVDNLSGDRWAVIVKAHHSMVDGIAGITVFESLCDEAPSPDAGRPARHPNAGPGVLGLAGTVARLPYTAPRFAVRTVRTLLPVLLDTVTPAGQSSLNGPLGRRRRYTVVRTALSELHDIGAAFDATVNDVAVAALAGAYRRLLCERGEEPRPEAVRIVIPVSLRPADAKYSMGNRIGVVIADLPVDIEDPVRRLRAVHERIARHRSRGEAEAEGSLLTLADRLPAGAAAWVFRVATRFPQRGISALATNVPGPAHHLTIAGSEVREVWPAMPVAMRIRTTVAMLSYAGRFTFGITGDFDSTPDIDLIPAAIADQIAELGERGRGGATTSGAVRRSPRR; this is encoded by the coding sequence ATGAGCCGGTTCGGCCCGCTGGACACGGGTTTCATGGAGTTGGAGGACAGTGATCGCCACGTCAACGTCGCGATCGCCGCGGTGGCGATCATGGCGGGGCCGCCGCCGGGCCGGGAGCGCTTCGACGAGACCGTGCGCCGTGCGCTCGGACGATACGCCCGGCTGCGGCAGCGGATGCGGCGCACACCGCTGGATCTGATGGCGCCGGCCTGGCAGGACGATCCCGGATTCGATCCGGCCCGCCACATCCGGTGGACCGCCCTGCCCGCCCCGCGCGACGAGGAATCCCTGCGCGAACTGGTCGCCGACGAGCTGACTCGCAGGCTGGACCGCGAACATCCGCTGTGGCAGGTGGTGGTGGTCGACAATCTGAGCGGCGACCGCTGGGCGGTGATCGTCAAGGCGCACCACAGTATGGTCGACGGGATCGCGGGCATCACCGTGTTCGAAAGCCTCTGCGACGAGGCCCCGTCCCCGGACGCCGGGCGCCCGGCCCGCCACCCGAACGCCGGTCCCGGCGTGCTCGGCCTGGCGGGCACGGTGGCCCGTTTACCTTACACCGCACCACGTTTCGCGGTCCGCACGGTGCGCACCCTGCTGCCGGTGCTGCTCGACACCGTGACTCCCGCGGGACAGTCCTCGCTCAACGGGCCGCTGGGCCGTCGCCGCCGGTATACGGTCGTGCGCACCGCGCTGTCCGAGCTCCACGACATCGGCGCGGCATTCGACGCGACCGTCAACGATGTCGCGGTCGCCGCGCTCGCGGGTGCGTACCGGCGGCTGCTGTGCGAGCGTGGCGAGGAGCCCCGGCCGGAAGCGGTTCGGATCGTGATTCCGGTGTCGCTGCGCCCCGCCGACGCGAAGTACTCGATGGGTAACCGGATCGGGGTCGTGATCGCGGATCTGCCCGTCGACATCGAGGATCCGGTGCGACGGCTGCGGGCCGTCCACGAGCGGATAGCGCGGCATCGGTCGCGCGGGGAGGCCGAGGCGGAGGGATCGCTGCTGACCTTGGCCGATCGGCTACCGGCCGGGGCGGCCGCGTGGGTCTTCCGCGTCGCCACCCGATTTCCGCAGCGCGGGATCAGCGCCCTGGCGACCAATGTGCCCGGTCCCGCCCACCACCTCACGATCGCGGGCAGCGAGGTGCGTGAGGTCTGGCCCGCCATGCCGGTCGCGATGCGGATCCGGACCACCGTGGCGATGCTGAGCTACGCGGGCCGGTTCACCTTCGGGATCACCGGCGATTTCGACAGCACCCCCGACATCGATCTCATTCCGGCGGCGATCGCCGATCAGATCGCCGAACTGGGGGAGCGGGGTCGTGGCGGCGCAACCACCAGCGGTGCAGTTCGTCGCAGCCCCAGACGATGA
- a CDS encoding NAD(+) synthase, protein MVQELGFGSLYRHGFARVGVAVPAVRVADPAYNTEQTLSLARRAAADSVVLTVFPELGLSSYTADDLFHQDALDDAVRAALSRVITESAGIDTVLVVGAPLRVRDRLFNCALVIDRGRVLGVVPKSYLPNLQEFYEKRQFAAARDAVDDHVTVDGQRVPFGADLLFEAKDMPGLAIAVEICQDAWVPLPPNVFAALAGATVLVNLSASNIVVGKADYRRELCVSTSARNVAAYLYTAAGQGESTTDMAWDGQALICENGNLLAESERFSAEPQLVTADVDLRRLAADRLRMGSFTDNAHDHHDRVTGFRRVEFAAPIPPGEPALRRDIPRFPYVPADPRDRDDRCAEVHHIQVAGLATRLAATGSRHLVIGVSGGLDSTLALIVAARTMDRLGLPRSNVLAYTMPGFATGSGTLDNARRLMRAVGATAGEIDIRPSARQMLADLGHPAAQGAPVYDITYENVQAGERTSHLFRLANMHHGLVVGTGDLSELALGWCTFGVGDHMAHYSVNASVPKTLIKYLIAWTAERGDLGPDATAVLRSVLDTEISPELVPGETIQSSEATIGPYELQDFHLYHLLRYGYLPSRIAYLAHHAWGDRDRGSWPDLIPEPQRHEYDLATIKHWLAEFLRRFIQTSQFKRSTLPNAPKVGSGGSLSPRGDWRAPSDASATAWLDELERNVPD, encoded by the coding sequence ATGGTGCAGGAGCTGGGTTTCGGATCGTTGTACCGGCACGGATTCGCGCGCGTGGGGGTCGCGGTTCCGGCCGTCCGGGTGGCCGATCCCGCCTACAACACGGAGCAGACGCTGTCGCTCGCCCGGCGTGCCGCCGCGGATTCCGTTGTCCTGACGGTCTTTCCGGAGCTGGGGCTGTCCAGTTACACCGCCGACGACCTCTTCCACCAGGACGCGCTCGACGATGCGGTGCGGGCGGCGCTGTCGCGGGTGATCACCGAGAGCGCCGGTATCGACACCGTGCTGGTGGTGGGGGCGCCGCTGCGGGTGCGGGATCGGTTGTTCAACTGTGCGCTGGTCATCGACCGGGGACGGGTGCTGGGCGTGGTGCCCAAGAGCTACCTGCCGAATCTTCAGGAGTTCTACGAGAAGCGGCAGTTCGCCGCCGCCCGCGACGCCGTCGACGATCACGTCACCGTCGACGGGCAGCGGGTGCCCTTCGGCGCCGACCTGCTGTTCGAGGCGAAGGACATGCCCGGACTCGCCATCGCGGTGGAGATCTGCCAGGACGCCTGGGTTCCGTTGCCGCCCAACGTGTTCGCCGCCCTGGCCGGGGCCACCGTGCTGGTCAACCTGTCGGCGAGCAATATCGTCGTCGGCAAGGCGGACTATCGCCGGGAACTGTGCGTGTCGACCTCGGCCCGCAATGTCGCGGCCTACCTCTACACCGCGGCGGGGCAGGGGGAGTCCACGACCGATATGGCCTGGGACGGGCAGGCACTGATCTGCGAGAACGGCAATCTGCTGGCCGAGAGCGAGCGATTCTCCGCCGAGCCGCAGCTGGTCACCGCCGATGTGGATCTGCGGCGCCTGGCCGCGGACCGATTGCGGATGGGCAGCTTCACCGACAACGCCCACGACCACCACGATCGGGTGACCGGGTTCCGGCGCGTGGAGTTCGCGGCCCCGATTCCGCCCGGCGAGCCCGCGTTGCGCCGCGACATCCCGCGCTTCCCCTACGTGCCCGCCGATCCACGCGACCGCGATGACCGGTGCGCGGAGGTCCATCACATCCAGGTGGCGGGGCTGGCCACCCGCCTGGCCGCCACCGGATCGCGGCATCTGGTGATCGGGGTGTCGGGCGGGCTGGATTCCACGCTCGCGCTGATCGTCGCGGCCCGGACCATGGATCGTCTGGGCCTGCCCCGGTCGAATGTGCTGGCCTACACCATGCCGGGCTTCGCCACCGGAAGCGGGACGCTGGACAACGCCCGGCGGCTGATGCGCGCGGTCGGCGCGACCGCCGGTGAGATCGACATCCGGCCCTCGGCGCGGCAGATGCTCGCCGATCTCGGACATCCGGCGGCGCAGGGTGCGCCCGTCTACGACATCACCTACGAGAACGTGCAGGCGGGCGAGCGCACGTCCCATCTGTTCCGGCTCGCGAACATGCATCACGGACTCGTCGTCGGGACCGGCGATCTGAGCGAACTCGCCCTCGGCTGGTGCACCTTCGGCGTCGGCGACCACATGGCGCACTACAGCGTGAACGCCTCGGTGCCCAAGACCCTGATCAAATATCTGATCGCGTGGACCGCCGAGCGCGGCGATCTCGGGCCGGACGCCACCGCGGTGCTGCGCTCGGTCCTCGACACCGAGATCTCACCGGAACTGGTTCCGGGCGAGACGATTCAGAGTTCCGAGGCCACGATCGGGCCGTACGAACTGCAGGACTTCCACCTCTATCACCTGCTGCGCTACGGCTACCTCCCCAGCCGCATCGCCTACCTCGCCCACCACGCCTGGGGCGACCGCGACCGCGGGAGCTGGCCGGACCTGATCCCCGAGCCGCAGCGCCACGAATACGATCTGGCCACCATCAAGCATTGGCTGGCGGAATTCCTGCGCCGGTTCATCCAGACGAGCCAGTTCAAACGCTCCACCCTGCCCAATGCGCCCAAGGTCGGGTCCGGCGGTTCGCTCTCGCCGCGTGGCGACTGGCGCGCGCCCAGCGATGCGTCGGCGACGGCCTGGCTGGACGAACTCGAGCGCAACGTGCCGGACTGA
- the ppsA gene encoding phosphoenolpyruvate synthase, whose product MGDHLANLNDVRLADADRAGGKGANLGEMAAAKLPVPPGFVILRAAYESAVVDGPHGVELDTLHTEALHSAAATGESDRRRLDELCSRMRDLVHDTRFAEETSRAITDAYHDLGDQVRVAVRSSAVGEDSADASFAGMNVTRTNIRGDDPLLDAVRECWASLFTPRVLTYRARRGMTGRPEMAVVVQRMVAADRSGVAFTADPTTGRRDRVVIDAARGQGEVVVSGAIEPDTFVFDAESLALLRSRRGTQNFAIVAGPDGDRRVDLPAEESHQPVLTEEQATEVARMALEVQHHYEGRPQDVEWAYEGAELWLVQARPVTMLPDEPRPEGAPAPASAVLLEGLPAAPGLGRGVVRVLHSPEEGTTLRDGEVLVAPMTNPDWLPAISRAAALVTDSGGTTCHAAIVARELGIPCIVGARTATSTLHTGQRVVVDATGGRIRGDTTAEHTAAVSAVPVAAPAASPVAAAEPTGTKVYVNLALPEIAERVAATDVDGVGLLRAETLLTRALGGRHPRAMIAAGDEREFVAALTESLQRIAVAFAPRPVIYRATDMRSNEFRGLTGGADHEPAERNPMIGYRGCYRYIREPELFRLELQALAHVRDRTPNLHLMIPFVRTRWELAECLELVDASPVGRDRGMHRWIMAEVPSVLHWLPEYVGLGIDGVSIGTNDLTQLILGVDRDSEQCAELFDESDPAVLHAIDRIVTTARALGITSSLCGQAPSTHPEFAERLVATGITSVSVAPDAVRATRRAVAAAERRLLLDHHLAPAGRGDLGRARIGTNDPSPASRPLLR is encoded by the coding sequence ATGGGCGACCACCTGGCAAATCTGAACGACGTCCGACTGGCCGATGCCGACCGAGCCGGTGGCAAGGGCGCCAATCTCGGCGAGATGGCCGCCGCGAAACTGCCGGTGCCACCCGGATTCGTCATCCTGCGCGCGGCCTACGAGAGCGCCGTCGTGGACGGGCCGCACGGCGTCGAACTCGACACCCTGCACACCGAGGCATTGCACAGCGCCGCCGCGACCGGCGAGTCCGATCGTCGTCGTCTGGACGAATTGTGCTCGCGCATGCGCGATCTGGTGCACGACACCCGGTTCGCCGAGGAGACCTCCCGCGCGATCACCGACGCCTATCACGATCTGGGCGACCAGGTCCGGGTCGCGGTGCGGTCCTCGGCCGTCGGCGAGGACAGCGCCGACGCTTCGTTCGCGGGAATGAACGTCACGCGCACCAACATCCGGGGTGACGACCCGCTGCTGGACGCGGTGCGGGAATGCTGGGCATCGTTGTTCACCCCGCGCGTGCTCACCTACCGCGCCCGGCGTGGCATGACCGGACGGCCCGAGATGGCGGTGGTCGTGCAGCGGATGGTCGCCGCCGACCGCTCCGGCGTGGCCTTCACCGCCGACCCCACCACCGGCAGGCGGGACCGGGTGGTGATCGACGCGGCGCGGGGCCAGGGCGAGGTGGTGGTCTCCGGCGCGATCGAACCCGACACCTTCGTCTTCGACGCCGAGAGCCTGGCGCTGCTGCGATCCCGCAGGGGGACACAGAATTTCGCGATCGTCGCCGGGCCCGACGGTGATCGGCGCGTCGACCTGCCCGCCGAGGAGTCACACCAGCCGGTCCTCACCGAGGAGCAGGCGACCGAGGTCGCACGCATGGCCCTGGAGGTCCAGCACCACTACGAGGGCCGTCCCCAGGACGTCGAATGGGCCTACGAGGGCGCCGAGCTGTGGCTGGTCCAAGCGCGCCCCGTCACCATGCTGCCCGACGAACCCCGGCCCGAGGGCGCCCCCGCACCCGCCTCGGCGGTGCTGCTCGAGGGGTTACCGGCGGCACCGGGTCTCGGGCGTGGCGTGGTGCGTGTCCTGCACTCCCCGGAAGAGGGGACGACCTTGCGCGACGGTGAGGTCCTGGTCGCCCCGATGACGAATCCGGATTGGCTACCGGCGATTTCGCGCGCGGCGGCATTGGTCACCGACAGCGGCGGCACCACCTGCCATGCCGCGATCGTCGCCCGCGAACTCGGTATCCCGTGCATCGTCGGCGCCCGCACCGCGACCAGCACCCTGCACACCGGCCAGCGGGTCGTCGTCGACGCCACCGGCGGCCGGATCCGCGGCGACACCACAGCCGAGCACACCGCCGCGGTCTCGGCCGTGCCGGTCGCCGCACCGGCCGCGTCACCGGTCGCCGCCGCCGAACCGACCGGAACCAAGGTCTACGTCAACCTCGCGCTGCCGGAGATCGCCGAACGGGTGGCCGCCACCGACGTCGACGGCGTCGGGCTGCTGCGGGCGGAAACCTTGCTCACCCGCGCCCTCGGCGGGCGCCACCCGCGAGCGATGATCGCCGCGGGCGACGAGCGCGAATTCGTCGCCGCCCTGACCGAGTCGCTGCAGCGGATCGCCGTGGCCTTCGCGCCCCGGCCGGTGATCTACCGCGCGACCGATATGCGCAGCAACGAGTTCCGCGGACTCACCGGCGGCGCGGATCACGAACCCGCCGAACGCAATCCGATGATCGGCTACCGCGGCTGCTACCGCTACATCCGCGAACCCGAACTGTTCCGGCTCGAACTGCAGGCCCTGGCACACGTGCGTGATCGCACCCCGAATCTGCATCTGATGATCCCGTTCGTGCGGACCCGGTGGGAACTCGCGGAATGCCTGGAACTCGTGGACGCCTCGCCGGTGGGCCGCGACCGCGGCATGCATCGGTGGATCATGGCCGAAGTGCCGTCGGTGCTGCACTGGCTGCCCGAGTACGTGGGTCTGGGCATCGACGGGGTGTCGATCGGCACCAACGATCTCACCCAGCTGATCCTGGGCGTCGACCGCGATTCCGAGCAGTGCGCGGAACTGTTCGACGAATCCGATCCGGCGGTTCTGCACGCCATCGATCGCATCGTGACCACGGCCCGCGCGCTCGGCATCACCTCCTCGCTGTGCGGGCAGGCCCCCTCGACCCACCCGGAATTCGCCGAACGGCTCGTGGCGACCGGAATCACGTCGGTGTCGGTGGCCCCCGACGCGGTGCGCGCGACCCGGCGCGCGGTGGCCGCCGCCGAGCGCCGCCTGCTGCTCGACC